One segment of Zhihengliuella halotolerans DNA contains the following:
- a CDS encoding ROK family protein — translation MHDVTELQSSDPNRWKRAAAAPDGSFVAPHARAETSFGREQQNDEPVSPRTLNARRLLTFAWPGQPLTATEFMEGTGLTRATVLSVCRDLAAAGWFEEVADARAAGNYAKGRPALRYVFRPDAAYVIACDADEDDFTVVVTDLHGVELVRIHRNIGATRTADTRRQLLLDLVDEALSLADVAPERVSAIVIAVPAPVDPDGESPADEDENYWNKVNPGFISLFDGRGWEVLVDNDANLAALCEAAEGAGVGVRSFATLLSAERFGAGIVVDGRLLRGKHGGVGEMRVLDMVVGVEAPHGLLRRVRWEIRQLAEAGELAGELAALPPAERGAEAVFSAAERGDATALRIVDALAGRLAPVVQLLSGLLDLDRIIVAGSIAASAEPVLRRTREIMGKGSLLGWADLVASTHGSDVVLRGAVSSAIALVRERALLSEAASAVSAG, via the coding sequence GTGCATGACGTCACAGAACTCCAATCCTCGGACCCGAACCGGTGGAAGCGGGCCGCCGCCGCCCCGGATGGTTCGTTCGTAGCGCCCCATGCGCGCGCTGAGACCTCCTTCGGGCGAGAGCAGCAGAACGACGAACCGGTCTCTCCGCGCACGCTGAACGCGCGGAGACTGCTCACGTTCGCCTGGCCGGGGCAGCCGCTCACGGCTACGGAATTCATGGAGGGTACGGGTCTGACCCGTGCCACTGTGCTGTCGGTCTGCCGCGACCTCGCCGCGGCCGGGTGGTTCGAGGAAGTCGCGGACGCGCGGGCCGCAGGCAACTACGCCAAGGGCCGCCCCGCGCTGCGCTACGTGTTCCGGCCGGATGCCGCCTACGTCATCGCGTGCGACGCGGACGAGGACGATTTCACGGTGGTGGTCACCGACTTGCACGGCGTGGAGCTCGTGCGGATCCACCGGAACATCGGGGCCACCCGGACGGCGGATACGCGGCGCCAGCTCCTCCTCGACCTCGTCGACGAGGCATTGAGCCTCGCGGACGTGGCACCGGAGCGTGTCTCCGCGATCGTCATCGCCGTACCCGCGCCCGTAGACCCGGACGGGGAGTCGCCCGCGGACGAGGATGAGAACTACTGGAACAAGGTCAACCCCGGATTCATCTCACTTTTCGATGGCCGCGGGTGGGAGGTCCTCGTCGACAACGACGCGAATCTGGCGGCGCTCTGCGAAGCCGCAGAAGGTGCCGGCGTCGGCGTACGATCCTTCGCGACCCTGCTCTCCGCGGAGCGGTTCGGGGCGGGAATCGTCGTCGACGGAAGGCTCTTGCGCGGCAAGCACGGGGGAGTCGGCGAGATGAGGGTCCTCGACATGGTCGTCGGCGTCGAAGCGCCGCACGGCCTCCTGCGGCGCGTGCGCTGGGAGATCCGCCAACTCGCCGAGGCGGGCGAACTCGCGGGCGAACTCGCCGCTCTGCCGCCAGCTGAACGGGGAGCAGAGGCCGTCTTCAGTGCGGCTGAGCGTGGCGACGCCACGGCCCTGCGCATCGTCGACGCGCTCGCGGGGAGGCTCGCCCCGGTGGTTCAACTTCTCTCGGGGCTGCTGGACTTGGATCGGATCATCGTGGCTGGTTCGATCGCGGCCTCCGCCGAACCGGTCCTGCGGCGGACCCGCGAGATCATGGGCAAGGGGTCCCTGCTCGGGTGGGCGGACCTCGTCGCGTCGACGCACGGTTCGGACGTGGTCCTTCGCGGCGCGGTGTCCTCGGCGATCGCCCTCGTGCGCGAGCGAGCGCTGTTGAGCGAAGCCGCCTCGGCCGTCTCAGCCGGATGA
- a CDS encoding ABC transporter substrate-binding protein yields the protein MGSFPPSTVSRRSLLAGAAGLAGLTLAGCSGGGGDATAIRFYQTKREVIPYIQDLLAEFHAEFPDIRPIHDTSEATLNGQFVRASPPDLALQLYNYEMARFQERGELSDLSDLPEAATITDSVKEQMALYPSYPGRLSVLPYSMMSAAVIYNKEIFDEHGVEVPTTHSEFIAACETFQDAGVTPIYGTWADNWTIVQGLVDYTVGGMVDVIGLFQQLREIGPDVGPDSEVSFSKVLREPLEKMLTLLPYHQRDARGRNYGDGNNAFANGEAAMYFQGPWALVEVQKINPDAQVGTFPLPMTEDPADNKVRVNLDLALWIPEGSNRKDEARELLRFLARPEIQDPYNEHALGFGVRTDAPPVTDERILQMQPYVDRGAVYQGVSQGIPTTIPFYNYSQDLVYGASLERMLATLDADWARLAKRA from the coding sequence ATGGGTTCATTCCCACCATCGACGGTTTCGCGGCGGAGTCTTCTCGCCGGTGCCGCAGGGCTCGCCGGACTCACCCTCGCCGGGTGTTCCGGAGGCGGCGGCGACGCGACCGCGATCCGCTTTTACCAGACCAAACGCGAAGTCATCCCGTACATCCAGGACTTGCTCGCGGAATTCCACGCCGAATTCCCAGACATCCGGCCGATCCACGACACCAGCGAGGCCACCCTCAACGGGCAGTTCGTGCGGGCCTCTCCGCCGGACCTCGCTCTGCAGCTCTACAACTACGAGATGGCGCGCTTCCAGGAACGCGGAGAGCTCAGCGACCTCTCGGATCTGCCCGAGGCCGCGACGATCACCGACTCCGTGAAGGAGCAGATGGCACTCTACCCCTCGTATCCGGGCCGGCTCTCGGTGCTGCCCTATTCGATGATGTCTGCGGCCGTGATCTACAACAAGGAGATCTTCGACGAGCACGGCGTCGAGGTTCCAACGACTCACAGCGAGTTCATCGCCGCCTGCGAGACGTTCCAGGACGCGGGCGTCACGCCGATCTACGGCACGTGGGCGGACAACTGGACCATCGTCCAGGGCCTCGTGGACTACACCGTCGGCGGCATGGTCGACGTGATCGGTCTTTTCCAGCAGCTGCGAGAAATCGGCCCGGATGTCGGGCCCGATTCCGAGGTCTCCTTCAGCAAGGTCCTCCGCGAACCGCTCGAGAAGATGCTCACCCTGCTGCCGTACCACCAGCGCGACGCGAGGGGCCGGAACTACGGCGACGGCAACAACGCCTTCGCGAACGGCGAGGCCGCCATGTACTTCCAGGGGCCCTGGGCGCTCGTCGAGGTGCAGAAGATCAATCCGGACGCGCAGGTCGGCACCTTCCCGCTGCCGATGACGGAGGACCCGGCCGACAACAAGGTCCGTGTCAACCTCGACCTCGCCCTCTGGATCCCCGAGGGTTCGAACCGCAAGGACGAGGCCCGCGAGCTGCTCCGATTCCTCGCTCGACCGGAGATCCAGGATCCCTACAACGAACACGCTCTGGGCTTCGGCGTGCGCACCGACGCGCCGCCCGTCACCGACGAGCGCATTCTTCAGATGCAGCCGTACGTCGACCGCGGCGCGGTCTACCAGGGCGTGTCCCAGGGCATCCCGACCACCATCCCCTTCTACAACTACAGCCAGGACCTCGTCTACGGAGCCAGCCTCGAGCGCATGCTCGCCACGCTCGACGCCGACTGGGCACGTCTGGCCAAGCGCGCCTAA
- a CDS encoding carbohydrate ABC transporter permease has translation MSLTSPEAPAATPPAGLRPTPKRRPDKTHLFFLLPTLIAFTLCIALPAVMGIFFSFTNSVGYGEWDFVGLANYELMFTDPAIMASFWFTIWFSAVTVIATNLIAFLLAVGLTAQIRARVPMRAIFVIPMVVSPIIIAFVFQFLFAKTLPTAAQAVGFGPLEDSILANPNLAWLSIVIVTAWQAVPGAMLIYIAGLLAIPGDLYEASALDGAGPWKQMKMITIPLMASYIVINVILTFKGFLNAYDIIIGLTDGGPGTSTRSVAMTIFSGFETGDYAYQMATATIFFLITLAIAVVQLRLMRRKDQ, from the coding sequence ATGTCCCTCACTTCACCTGAAGCGCCGGCGGCCACCCCGCCGGCCGGGCTGAGGCCGACCCCGAAGCGCCGGCCCGACAAGACCCACCTGTTCTTCCTCCTGCCCACGCTGATCGCGTTCACGCTGTGCATCGCGCTTCCAGCGGTCATGGGCATCTTCTTCAGCTTCACCAACTCGGTAGGCTACGGCGAGTGGGACTTCGTGGGGCTGGCGAACTACGAGCTCATGTTCACCGACCCGGCGATCATGGCGTCCTTCTGGTTCACCATCTGGTTCTCGGCGGTGACCGTCATCGCGACGAACCTCATCGCGTTCCTGCTCGCCGTGGGATTGACCGCCCAGATCCGGGCCCGCGTGCCCATGCGGGCGATCTTCGTGATCCCGATGGTTGTCTCGCCCATCATCATCGCGTTCGTCTTCCAGTTCCTCTTCGCCAAAACGCTTCCGACGGCGGCGCAGGCGGTCGGCTTCGGCCCGCTCGAGGACAGCATCCTCGCCAATCCCAACCTGGCTTGGCTGTCCATCGTGATCGTCACCGCGTGGCAGGCCGTTCCCGGCGCCATGCTGATCTACATCGCCGGCCTCCTGGCCATCCCGGGCGACCTCTACGAGGCCTCGGCCCTCGACGGCGCCGGCCCGTGGAAGCAGATGAAGATGATCACCATCCCCCTCATGGCGAGCTACATCGTCATCAACGTCATCCTCACGTTCAAGGGGTTCCTCAACGCGTACGACATCATCATCGGCCTGACCGACGGCGGTCCCGGCACCTCGACGCGATCGGTGGCCATGACGATCTTCTCCGGCTTCGAAACCGGCGACTACGCCTACCAGATGGCTACCGCCACGATCTTCTTCCTCATCACCCTGGCCATCGCCGTCGTGCAGCTGCGCCTGATGCGCCGAAAGGACCAGTGA
- a CDS encoding carbohydrate ABC transporter permease: MSTSSIDSIGTTRKVPTNRSKARLGKDKFNLPLTIVLAVCTLAVLVPLFVTVSMAFKTGAQAVEGKAFSLPSPLSIEGFIEAWRMTNFPVTFMTSVFVSAIAVAGAVLISSMAAYAIHANWERKFFKFAFFYVLAAMFLPFPVLALSQIKLSGFVGLDTPLGVGILHIMFMLGFNVLLLTTFLRGMPHELEEAARIDGATTWQTFWKVIFPVLSPMAATVGIFAFLFSWNDFMMPSMIISDPAMQTLPVVNQLFQSQFSSNYHISFASYLMAMAPAIIVFIFTQRWVLSGVTQGAVKS; this comes from the coding sequence ATGTCGACCTCAAGCATCGATTCGATCGGGACCACCCGAAAGGTCCCCACCAACCGCTCCAAGGCGCGGCTCGGCAAGGACAAGTTCAACCTGCCGCTGACGATCGTGCTGGCTGTGTGCACCCTGGCCGTGCTGGTCCCGCTGTTCGTCACGGTGTCCATGGCCTTCAAGACCGGCGCCCAGGCCGTCGAGGGCAAGGCGTTCTCCCTGCCGAGCCCGCTCAGCATCGAGGGCTTCATCGAGGCTTGGCGGATGACCAACTTCCCGGTCACCTTCATGACCTCGGTCTTCGTCTCGGCGATCGCCGTCGCCGGCGCCGTGCTGATCAGCAGCATGGCCGCCTACGCGATCCACGCCAACTGGGAGCGCAAGTTCTTCAAGTTCGCGTTCTTCTACGTCCTGGCGGCCATGTTCCTGCCGTTCCCGGTCCTCGCGCTCTCGCAGATCAAGCTCAGCGGTTTCGTCGGCCTGGATACGCCACTCGGCGTCGGCATCCTGCACATCATGTTCATGCTGGGCTTCAACGTCCTCCTGCTGACCACGTTCCTGCGCGGCATGCCGCACGAGTTGGAGGAAGCGGCCCGCATCGACGGTGCGACGACGTGGCAGACGTTCTGGAAGGTCATCTTCCCGGTGCTCTCGCCGATGGCCGCCACCGTGGGCATCTTCGCGTTCCTGTTCTCCTGGAATGACTTCATGATGCCGTCGATGATCATCTCCGATCCGGCAATGCAGACGCTGCCCGTGGTGAACCAGCTCTTCCAAAGCCAGTTCAGCAGCAACTACCACATCTCGTTCGCCTCCTATCTGATGGCGATGGCCCCGGCGATCATCGTCTTCATCTTCACTCAGCGCTGGGTCCTCTCCGGGGTCACCCAAGGCGCCGTGAAGTCCTGA
- a CDS encoding alpha-amylase family glycosyl hydrolase, with amino-acid sequence MSTDLTSSLPAGDVVDRMDDPDWWRQAAVYQIYPRSFADANGDGIGDLKGITSKVPYLSALGVDAVWLSPFYPSALADGGYDVDDYREVDPKIGTLADFDEMTAALHAAGIKVIVDIVPNHSSDRHEWFKRALAAPKGSPERDRYIFRDGLGENGDLPPSDWTAAFGGPAWSRVEDGQWYLHLFTPEQPDWNWDNPEVRADFLKTLRFWSDRGVDGFRVDVANLLVKDLPEVLPSKAELDSMDRDSGDYPLADRDEVHEIYADWRRVFNEYDPPRTAVAEAWVDSPARRAKYASPEGLGQAFNFDLLQADFSGPQFHRIITENLEQSRNTGSSSTWVFSNHDVTRHATRYGLPPLNGRKVKQGVEWVAAGGPEDELDRAGGVRRARAATLLMLALPGSSYLYQGEELGLHEVAAIPADRRQDPSFFRGAEYDGLGRDGCRVPIPWTSSGTSFGFGDSDAHLPQPEWFADHSEQSQDGAAGSTLELYRAALGLRRELQAGESLEWIETGREDVLAFRRPNGWVSITNFGGDDVELPDGDVLVASAELDGRSLPGATTAWLKQ; translated from the coding sequence ATGAGCACCGATCTGACCTCGAGCCTGCCCGCGGGCGACGTCGTCGACCGCATGGACGACCCCGACTGGTGGCGCCAGGCCGCCGTCTACCAGATCTACCCGCGCAGCTTCGCCGACGCCAACGGCGACGGCATCGGCGACCTCAAAGGCATCACCTCCAAGGTCCCGTACCTGTCCGCACTGGGTGTCGACGCCGTCTGGCTCAGCCCGTTCTACCCCTCGGCTCTGGCCGACGGGGGCTACGACGTCGACGACTACCGCGAGGTCGACCCCAAGATCGGCACGCTCGCCGACTTCGATGAGATGACCGCGGCCCTGCATGCCGCCGGCATCAAAGTTATCGTCGACATCGTCCCCAACCACTCCTCCGACCGCCACGAGTGGTTCAAGCGGGCACTCGCCGCCCCGAAGGGCTCGCCCGAGCGCGACCGCTACATCTTCCGCGACGGGCTCGGCGAAAACGGCGACCTCCCGCCGTCGGACTGGACGGCAGCGTTCGGCGGGCCGGCCTGGTCACGAGTCGAGGACGGGCAGTGGTATCTGCACCTGTTCACTCCCGAGCAGCCCGACTGGAATTGGGATAACCCCGAGGTGCGGGCCGATTTCCTGAAGACGCTGCGTTTCTGGTCTGACCGCGGGGTCGACGGCTTCCGCGTGGACGTCGCCAACCTGCTCGTCAAGGACCTGCCCGAGGTGCTGCCGAGCAAGGCGGAGCTGGATTCGATGGACCGCGATTCCGGCGACTACCCGCTCGCCGATCGTGACGAGGTGCACGAGATCTACGCCGACTGGCGCAGAGTCTTCAACGAGTACGACCCACCGCGCACCGCCGTCGCCGAGGCTTGGGTGGACTCGCCGGCGCGCCGGGCGAAATACGCATCGCCCGAGGGCCTCGGCCAGGCCTTCAACTTCGACCTACTGCAGGCCGACTTCAGCGGGCCCCAGTTCCACCGCATCATCACCGAGAACCTCGAGCAGTCGCGCAACACCGGTTCGTCGTCCACATGGGTCTTCTCAAACCACGACGTAACGCGCCATGCGACGCGCTACGGCCTGCCGCCGCTGAACGGGCGCAAGGTCAAGCAGGGCGTCGAGTGGGTCGCGGCCGGCGGCCCGGAAGATGAGCTCGATCGCGCAGGCGGCGTGCGTCGGGCGCGCGCGGCCACCCTGCTCATGCTCGCGCTGCCCGGCAGCTCATACCTGTACCAGGGGGAGGAACTCGGTCTGCACGAGGTCGCCGCCATCCCGGCCGATCGACGGCAGGATCCGTCGTTCTTCCGCGGCGCGGAATACGACGGCCTCGGCCGCGACGGCTGCCGGGTCCCGATCCCCTGGACCAGTTCTGGAACGTCGTTCGGTTTCGGCGACTCCGACGCGCACCTCCCGCAGCCGGAGTGGTTCGCCGACCACTCGGAGCAGTCTCAGGACGGAGCGGCCGGCTCCACGCTCGAGCTCTACCGCGCCGCGCTCGGGCTCCGGCGCGAGCTGCAGGCCGGCGAATCCCTCGAATGGATCGAGACCGGCCGCGAGGACGTGCTCGCCTTCCGCCGTCCCAACGGCTGGGTCAGCATCACCAACTTCGGCGGCGACGACGTCGAACTGCCCGACGGCGACGTGCTCGTCGCCAGCGCCGAGCTCGACGGACGCAGCCTGCCGGGCGCGACGACCGCCTGGCTCAAGCAGTAG
- a CDS encoding siderophore-interacting protein: MSKRKKDKRHSSSTGSERLLLDVLRQAERAGAKAGRKTAEKALKRAGAAGRGRSKELSAAAEKTASAAARLVAQEMMCSAAEAGSVTDRSSDDGPPPSGDALQRARKLGQHILRVKRVERLGPCMVRVVAGAPDLSGFRPHRHTDQYVKVYVADPQMGLEPPYDMKELRRQLPREQMPRTRSYTVRWVDLHAEELAIDFAVHGGGAGSAWAQAAEPGTALVISPAKGKFTPDPRSAFHVFAADEAGLPAVSSALESLPVGARGVALLEAAGADGELDLRHPPGLEIRWLHRNGAAPGTTDLLADALSDLNRPPKGGSVMIHAERGACKAMARTVAGWGLEDRRVRVSSYWTLRRRR; encoded by the coding sequence GTGTCCAAGCGCAAGAAGGACAAGCGGCACTCGTCGTCGACCGGCAGCGAACGGCTGCTCCTGGACGTGCTGCGGCAGGCCGAGCGCGCCGGGGCCAAGGCCGGTCGCAAGACGGCCGAAAAGGCACTGAAGCGCGCGGGGGCGGCCGGTCGCGGCCGGTCGAAGGAGCTCTCGGCGGCCGCGGAGAAGACCGCCTCCGCCGCGGCACGCCTCGTGGCGCAGGAGATGATGTGCAGCGCCGCCGAGGCCGGGTCCGTGACGGATCGCTCGTCCGACGACGGTCCGCCGCCGTCGGGCGACGCGCTGCAGCGAGCGCGGAAGCTGGGACAGCACATCCTGCGCGTGAAGCGCGTGGAGCGGCTCGGCCCGTGTATGGTCCGGGTCGTCGCCGGCGCCCCGGACCTGTCCGGATTCCGCCCCCACCGTCACACCGACCAGTACGTCAAGGTCTATGTCGCGGATCCACAGATGGGGCTGGAGCCGCCGTACGACATGAAGGAGCTGCGCCGGCAGCTGCCGCGGGAGCAGATGCCGCGCACCCGTTCCTACACGGTTCGGTGGGTCGACCTCCACGCCGAAGAGCTGGCCATCGACTTCGCAGTGCACGGCGGGGGCGCGGGCTCGGCCTGGGCCCAGGCGGCCGAACCCGGCACCGCGTTGGTCATCTCACCGGCCAAGGGCAAATTCACGCCCGATCCTCGATCGGCGTTCCACGTCTTCGCCGCCGACGAGGCCGGGCTGCCGGCCGTCAGCTCGGCTCTGGAGTCGCTGCCGGTCGGCGCCCGCGGCGTCGCCCTGCTGGAGGCCGCCGGGGCGGACGGCGAGCTGGACCTTCGGCACCCGCCCGGTCTGGAAATACGTTGGCTGCACCGCAACGGCGCTGCTCCCGGCACCACCGACCTGCTTGCCGACGCACTCTCCGACCTGAATCGTCCGCCCAAAGGCGGCTCGGTGATGATCCACGCCGAGCGCGGGGCGTGCAAGGCGATGGCCCGGACCGTGGCGGGCTGGGGGCTCGAGGACCGCCGCGTGCGCGTCTCGTCGTACTGGACCCTCCGCCGTCGGCGGTGA
- a CDS encoding MFS transporter, whose protein sequence is MSAPVANVPKQNTRGRVIFASLIGTTIEFYDFYIYATASVLVFPALFFPDATEINAILSAFAIFGVAFVARPLGSIVFGHFGDKIGRKGTLVASLLTMGIATFLIGFLPAAQGSFVILAPIMLVILRFAQGLALGGEWSGAALLATENAPKGKRAIYGTFPQLGAPLGFIIANLMFVGLQLGLTPEQFQDWGWRVPFVLSAVMVAVGLYVRLKLVESVSFTNVVEQKKVAKSPLATTFKHHWRPVVAGTFIMVATYVLFYLMTSFTLTYGTAKTTEQAAAAAAEAGEPFDAAAFVPGLGIERPLFLTMLIIGVVFFGIFTLVSGPLAEKFGRRKFLLLVTTSILVFGGAWPLFFGPGTAAAMAGLVIGFTLMGLTFGPMAAILPELFPANVRYTGSAVAYNLASVIGAAPASFVAIALWQAGGGNTVLVGVYLGIGAIATLIALWLTRETRDVDYDNNVA, encoded by the coding sequence GTGTCAGCACCAGTCGCTAACGTGCCGAAGCAAAACACGCGCGGCCGCGTTATCTTCGCCAGCTTGATCGGCACAACGATCGAGTTCTACGACTTCTACATCTACGCCACCGCGTCCGTTTTGGTCTTTCCTGCGCTCTTCTTCCCGGACGCCACCGAGATCAACGCGATCCTCAGCGCGTTCGCGATCTTCGGCGTCGCCTTCGTTGCGCGCCCTCTCGGCTCCATCGTCTTCGGTCACTTCGGTGACAAGATCGGGCGCAAGGGGACCCTCGTGGCCTCGCTGCTGACGATGGGCATCGCGACGTTCCTCATCGGTTTCCTGCCGGCGGCGCAGGGCAGCTTCGTGATTCTCGCACCCATCATGCTCGTGATCTTGCGCTTCGCCCAGGGCCTCGCGCTCGGCGGCGAGTGGTCCGGCGCGGCGTTGCTCGCCACCGAGAACGCGCCGAAGGGCAAACGCGCGATCTACGGCACGTTCCCGCAGTTGGGCGCCCCGCTCGGCTTCATCATCGCGAACCTCATGTTCGTCGGCCTGCAGCTGGGTCTGACTCCGGAGCAGTTCCAGGACTGGGGCTGGCGCGTTCCGTTCGTCCTCTCGGCGGTCATGGTCGCCGTGGGGCTCTACGTTCGCTTGAAGCTCGTCGAGTCGGTGTCCTTCACCAACGTCGTGGAGCAGAAGAAGGTCGCGAAGTCGCCGTTGGCCACCACGTTCAAGCACCACTGGCGCCCGGTCGTCGCCGGCACGTTCATCATGGTTGCGACCTACGTGCTCTTCTACCTGATGACGTCGTTCACGCTCACCTACGGCACGGCCAAGACGACGGAGCAGGCTGCAGCCGCTGCTGCCGAGGCCGGCGAACCGTTCGACGCGGCGGCATTCGTGCCGGGCCTGGGCATCGAACGACCGCTCTTCCTGACCATGTTGATCATCGGTGTCGTCTTCTTCGGTATCTTCACCTTGGTCTCCGGCCCGCTCGCGGAGAAGTTCGGCCGACGCAAGTTCCTCCTCCTCGTCACCACGAGCATCCTGGTGTTCGGCGGTGCATGGCCGCTCTTCTTCGGCCCGGGTACCGCCGCGGCCATGGCCGGCCTTGTCATCGGCTTCACGCTGATGGGCCTCACTTTCGGCCCGATGGCGGCGATCCTGCCCGAGCTCTTCCCGGCCAACGTCCGCTACACGGGTTCGGCCGTCGCCTACAACCTCGCGTCCGTGATCGGCGCGGCCCCGGCCTCGTTCGTCGCGATCGCGCTGTGGCAGGCGGGCGGCGGAAACACCGTCCTGGTCGGCGTCTACCTGGGCATCGGCGCCATCGCCACGCTCATCGCGCTCTGGCTGACCCGCGAGACGCGCGACGTGGACTACGACAACAACGTCGCCTAG
- a CDS encoding NAD(P)H-quinone dehydrogenase has protein sequence MTSSHTLINTRLVILGGGPGGYEAAMVAAQLGANVTVVERQGMGGSAVLTDVVPSKTLIATADAMRRVGTAVDFGVRVGADEATADLGLVNERLLSLARSQSDDIHAGLERAGVKVLPGAGRLLDNRTVEVTADDGGVQTIEADALLLAVGAHPRELPTAKPDGERIFNWTQIYHLQEIPEHLIVVGSGVTGAEFASAYNLLGTKVTLVSSRDRVLPGEDADAANVLETAFERNGITVKSRVRAEAVDRDGDVVKVTLSSGEVLEGSHCLVAVGGIPNTADIGLEEAGVQLTDAGHIKVDGVSRTTAPNVYAAGDCTGVFALASVAAMQGRIAMAHLLGDAVKPLKLTEVSANIFTSPEIATVGVSEQEVAEGKYQADIIKLNLATNARAKMMNVQEGFVKILARKGSGTVIGGVVVAPRASELIFPIGLAVRKRLHVDDLAETFTVYPSLAGSISEAGRRLHVHL, from the coding sequence GTGACCTCATCGCATACTCTGATCAACACCCGCCTCGTCATCCTCGGCGGCGGCCCCGGCGGCTACGAGGCCGCCATGGTGGCCGCGCAGCTCGGTGCCAACGTGACCGTCGTCGAGCGCCAGGGCATGGGCGGCTCCGCGGTTCTGACCGACGTCGTTCCCTCCAAGACCCTGATCGCGACCGCGGACGCCATGCGCCGCGTCGGCACCGCCGTCGACTTCGGCGTGCGGGTCGGGGCCGACGAGGCGACGGCGGATCTCGGCCTCGTCAACGAGCGGCTGCTCAGTCTGGCCCGCAGCCAGTCCGACGACATCCACGCCGGGCTCGAGCGCGCCGGCGTGAAGGTTCTGCCGGGCGCCGGCCGCCTGCTCGACAACCGCACGGTTGAGGTCACCGCGGACGACGGCGGAGTCCAGACCATTGAGGCCGACGCCCTCCTGCTGGCCGTGGGCGCGCACCCCCGGGAGCTGCCGACGGCCAAACCGGACGGCGAGCGGATCTTCAACTGGACGCAGATCTACCACCTGCAGGAGATCCCGGAGCATCTGATCGTGGTCGGTTCGGGTGTCACGGGTGCCGAGTTCGCCTCCGCCTACAACCTGCTCGGCACCAAGGTCACCCTGGTCTCCTCGCGCGACCGCGTCCTCCCCGGCGAGGACGCCGACGCGGCGAACGTGCTCGAGACCGCGTTCGAGCGCAACGGCATCACGGTGAAATCCCGCGTGCGTGCCGAGGCGGTGGACCGCGACGGAGACGTCGTCAAGGTGACCCTGTCCTCCGGTGAGGTCCTCGAGGGCAGCCACTGCCTCGTCGCCGTCGGCGGCATCCCGAACACGGCCGACATCGGTCTCGAAGAGGCCGGCGTGCAACTCACCGACGCGGGCCACATTAAGGTCGACGGCGTCTCCCGCACGACCGCGCCGAACGTCTACGCCGCCGGTGACTGCACGGGCGTCTTCGCCCTGGCCTCGGTCGCGGCCATGCAGGGACGCATCGCGATGGCGCACCTGCTCGGCGACGCCGTGAAGCCGCTCAAACTCACTGAGGTCTCGGCCAACATCTTCACCTCCCCGGAGATCGCCACCGTCGGCGTCTCCGAGCAGGAAGTCGCCGAGGGCAAGTATCAGGCCGACATCATCAAGCTGAACCTGGCGACCAACGCCCGCGCGAAGATGATGAACGTGCAGGAGGGCTTCGTGAAGATCCTCGCGCGCAAGGGCTCGGGCACGGTCATCGGTGGCGTCGTCGTCGCACCGCGAGCCTCCGAGCTGATTTTCCCGATCGGCCTCGCCGTGCGCAAGCGCCTGCACGTGGACGATCTCGCTGAGACGTTCACCGTCTACCCGTCGCTGGCCGGATCGATTTCCGAGGCGGGACGCCGCCTTCACGTGCACCTTTAG
- a CDS encoding purine-nucleoside phosphorylase, protein MSENLEDPFDLAARAAAAIAEQTGVESHDIALVLGSGWGGAADLLGETTHTLDASTLPGFHAPAVVGHVGTIRSILTGDGKRLLILGARTHYYEGRGVRAVVHGVRTAAAAGCASLVLTNGCGGLNPAWAPGTPVLISDHINLTASSPLEGATFVDLTDLYSPRLRAIAREVDPSLDEGVYAQFTGPHYETPAEVRYAKAIGADLVGMSTALEAIAARHAGLEVFGISLVTNLAAGISDAPLSHEEVLEAGQAAGPRISKLLASIVERA, encoded by the coding sequence GTGAGTGAAAATCTTGAGGACCCCTTTGACCTCGCGGCCCGCGCCGCGGCCGCCATCGCCGAGCAGACCGGCGTCGAATCGCATGACATCGCCCTCGTCCTGGGCTCCGGCTGGGGCGGCGCGGCCGACCTGCTAGGCGAGACGACCCACACCCTCGACGCTTCGACCCTGCCCGGGTTCCATGCACCGGCGGTCGTCGGCCACGTCGGGACCATCCGCTCGATCCTGACCGGCGACGGCAAGCGGCTGCTCATCCTCGGCGCGCGCACCCACTACTACGAGGGCCGCGGCGTGCGCGCCGTCGTGCACGGCGTCCGCACGGCCGCAGCCGCCGGCTGCGCGAGTCTCGTGCTGACCAATGGCTGCGGCGGGCTGAACCCGGCCTGGGCCCCCGGGACTCCCGTCCTCATCAGCGACCACATCAACCTCACCGCGTCGTCCCCCCTCGAGGGTGCCACGTTCGTGGACCTGACGGACCTCTACTCTCCGCGGCTGCGCGCGATCGCCCGCGAGGTCGACCCGAGCCTCGACGAGGGCGTGTACGCCCAGTTCACGGGCCCGCACTACGAGACCCCGGCCGAGGTCCGCTACGCGAAGGCCATCGGCGCCGACCTCGTCGGCATGTCGACGGCCCTCGAGGCCATCGCCGCGCGCCACGCCGGCCTGGAGGTCTTCGGCATCTCGCTCGTGACCAACCTCGCCGCGGGCATCAGCGACGCACCGCTCAGCCACGAAGAGGTCCTCGAGGCGGGGCAGGCAGCCGGGCCGCGGATCTCGAAGCTGCTGGCCAGCATCGTCGAGCGAGCCTAG